One genomic window of Sporosarcina ureae includes the following:
- the megL gene encoding methionine gamma-lyase: MKQNSDWHKETAMIHEGYDSKDHQGSLAVPLYQTSTYVFDSAEQGERRFAGEEAGNIYSRLGNPTVAVLEERIAKMEEGAAGLAFASGMAAVSAVLVHLTKANDHVICSRGIYGCTFGFLKILEEKYNITHDLISMKTEQEIEQAVKPETTCIYIETPINPTMELVDLEAVVNVAKRHNLKVVVDNTFCSPYIQTPLTFGVDYVLHSATKYINGHGDVIAGLLVGKDADEMATLRGTVLKDFGGIISPFDAWLMLRGIKTLPIRMDRHSANAKILFEYLQKHPKVEEVFYPFDDQHPQYEIAKKQMKMGGGLISFTIKGGKEEAQKLLNHLSLVKLAVSLGDAETLMQHPATMTHSAVPKEDREKMGVSDALLRLSVGLEHMDDIMADLDQAFEAM, translated from the coding sequence ATGAAGCAAAATAGCGATTGGCATAAAGAGACGGCCATGATACATGAAGGATACGACAGCAAAGATCATCAAGGAAGTCTAGCTGTGCCACTCTACCAAACCTCAACCTATGTATTTGATTCGGCTGAACAAGGAGAGCGGCGTTTTGCTGGTGAGGAAGCGGGGAATATTTATTCTCGTTTAGGAAATCCGACGGTCGCAGTGCTTGAAGAACGTATTGCCAAGATGGAAGAGGGGGCAGCAGGCCTTGCATTTGCCTCGGGGATGGCCGCGGTCAGTGCGGTGCTCGTTCATTTGACAAAAGCCAATGATCATGTGATTTGCTCGCGTGGCATTTATGGGTGCACATTCGGATTCTTAAAAATATTGGAAGAGAAGTATAATATCACGCATGATTTAATCTCCATGAAAACGGAACAAGAGATTGAACAAGCGGTGAAGCCTGAGACTACATGTATATATATAGAAACGCCGATTAATCCGACGATGGAGTTGGTAGATCTCGAAGCGGTAGTTAATGTAGCCAAGCGCCATAACTTGAAAGTTGTAGTGGATAATACTTTCTGCTCTCCTTATATTCAAACACCTTTAACATTCGGTGTAGATTATGTGCTTCATAGCGCAACGAAATATATTAATGGACACGGTGATGTGATCGCAGGGTTGCTCGTTGGGAAAGATGCAGACGAGATGGCGACACTTCGTGGGACTGTGTTAAAAGATTTTGGCGGTATCATTTCACCATTCGATGCGTGGCTGATGTTACGCGGTATTAAGACATTACCTATCCGAATGGACCGACATTCAGCCAATGCCAAGATACTTTTTGAGTATTTACAGAAGCATCCGAAAGTAGAAGAAGTATTCTATCCGTTTGATGACCAGCATCCGCAGTATGAGATTGCGAAGAAGCAGATGAAAATGGGTGGCGGTTTGATTTCCTTTACGATCAAAGGCGGAAAAGAAGAGGCGCAGAAGTTGCTGAATCATTTATCGCTCGTCAAGTTGGCGGTGAGTCTAGGCGATGCAGAGACGCTAATGCAGCACCCCGCGACGATGACACACTCCGCTGTGCCAAAAGAAGACCGCGAGAAGATGGGTGTGTCTGATGCGTTACTGCGCTTATCTGTAGGGCTAGAGCATATGGATGATATTATGGCAGACTTAGATCAAGCATTTGAAGCGATGTGA